The candidate division KSB1 bacterium genome window below encodes:
- a CDS encoding response regulator: MSEARSKILWVDDEIELLKPHMLFLEKRGYAVHPVSNADDAIQLIREQSFDLVLLDEMMPGKDGLSALAEIKEINPALPVVMVTKNEEERLMEEAIGSRIDDYLTKPVNPSQILSTCKKILDRRKITGARVSREYIAEFNTISQRLLGPLTWENWIDIYVQLCEWEVELDRHDDLGLRQTLADQKRECNAEFGKYIEKNYPAWAAGRERPPLSIDVVKKHVIPPVREGRRVTFVVIDNLRLDQWLTIEPLLRELFTVSRTHYLAILPTATPYARNAIFAGLFPREIQRAHPELWAFDRDDDSSLNRHEHAFLEAQLHRLNVSLKPPLKYIKILEQSEARAVEKQMASYAELPLLALVVNFVDILAHSRSDSEVLREITPDEAAYRSLTKSWFEHSPLYRILRELAQRGNTVIITSDHGSIRGMRGAKVIGDRETSTNLRYKFGRSLKADPKQAIIVHKPETYQLPSLSMTTNFLFAKEDYYFVYPTNYHHYLNYYRDSLQHGGVSMEEMILPVVRLEPLAMR, translated from the coding sequence ATGAGCGAGGCGCGCAGCAAAATTTTGTGGGTTGATGACGAGATCGAGTTGCTCAAACCACACATGCTTTTTTTGGAAAAGAGGGGGTATGCCGTCCATCCCGTCAGTAATGCCGATGACGCCATTCAACTGATTCGGGAGCAGTCATTTGACCTGGTTTTGTTGGACGAGATGATGCCGGGCAAGGACGGTCTGTCGGCCCTGGCGGAGATCAAGGAAATCAATCCCGCGCTGCCGGTGGTGATGGTGACGAAGAATGAGGAAGAGCGGCTGATGGAAGAAGCCATCGGCAGCCGCATAGACGATTATCTCACCAAGCCCGTCAATCCCAGCCAGATCCTGTCGACCTGCAAGAAGATTCTCGACCGGCGCAAAATCACGGGCGCGCGCGTCTCGCGGGAATACATCGCGGAATTCAACACGATTTCACAGCGCCTGCTCGGCCCGCTCACCTGGGAAAACTGGATCGACATTTATGTGCAGTTGTGCGAGTGGGAGGTCGAGCTTGACCGGCACGACGATCTCGGTCTGCGGCAAACGCTGGCCGATCAAAAGCGGGAATGCAACGCGGAATTCGGCAAGTACATCGAGAAGAATTATCCGGCATGGGCCGCGGGCCGGGAGCGACCGCCGCTTTCGATCGATGTTGTCAAAAAGCACGTGATTCCGCCCGTGCGGGAGGGCCGGCGCGTGACCTTTGTGGTCATCGACAATCTCCGCCTGGATCAATGGCTCACCATCGAGCCGCTGCTGCGCGAGTTGTTCACCGTCAGCCGGACGCACTATCTCGCCATTTTGCCGACCGCCACGCCTTATGCGCGCAATGCCATTTTTGCCGGTCTGTTTCCGCGCGAGATTCAGCGCGCCCATCCCGAGCTCTGGGCTTTCGACAGGGACGACGACAGCAGCCTCAACCGCCACGAGCATGCTTTTCTGGAAGCCCAGCTCCACCGCCTCAACGTCAGCCTTAAGCCGCCGCTGAAATACATCAAGATTCTCGAGCAAAGCGAGGCGCGGGCGGTGGAAAAGCAGATGGCCTCCTATGCCGAATTGCCATTGCTGGCGCTGGTGGTCAATTTTGTGGACATTCTCGCCCACAGCCGCAGTGACTCCGAAGTACTGCGTGAAATCACCCCGGACGAGGCGGCCTACCGCTCGTTGACCAAATCCTGGTTCGAGCATTCCCCGCTTTACCGCATTCTGCGCGAGCTGGCGCAGCGTGGCAACACGGTGATCATCACCTCCGATCACGGCAGTATTCGCGGCATGCGGGGTGCCAAGGTCATCGGCGACCGCGAAACCTCCACCAATCTGCGCTACAAATTCGGGCGCAGTCTCAAGGCCGATCCCAAACAAGCCATCATCGTGCACAAGCCGGAAACCTACCAACTGCCGAGCCTGAGCATGACCACCAACTTCCTGTTCGCCAAGGAAGACTACTATTTTGTTTATCCGACCAACTACCATCATTATCTCAATTACTATCGTGACAGCCTGCAGCACGGCGGTGTTTCCATGGAAGAGATGATCCTGCCGGTTGTGCGCCTGGAACCGCTGGCGATGCGTTGA
- a CDS encoding DEAD/DEAH box helicase, with product MLPDLPFHPVIARWFSENFAAPSPPQAQGWPVIAAGRHTLILAPTGSGKTLAAFLWCLDDLFRRGLQQSPIDFGRNVEGIHTLYVSPLKALNNDIHRNLQQPLQGIQEVSRALGYAPPPIRALVRTGDTPASERQAMLRRPPHLLITTPESLFLLLTAPAGRELFHGLRYLIVDEIHAISNNKRGVHLSLSLERLMPLCTQEPVRIGLSATQKPLERIAAYLGGQVFRPGEDRPVPRPVTIIDCGGRKEMDLQVISPVPDFGDLPDATVWHAVIDKLYDLIRAHRTTLVFVNMRAQSERIARRLNEKHRDATGDPEAEIALAHHGSLARERRHEIEARLKAGEIPAVIATASLELGIDIGSIDLVVQLESPRTVAAGLQRVGRSGHLLSATSKGRLLPLYPADLDDSVTLARCMHAGDIEETVIPENCLDVLSQQLVAEVAMREWPRPALYRLVCQSYCYRQLSPAMFDNVLEMLAGRYAETPRHALQPRLIWDRINDRLLARRGARLLATLNAGTIPDRGYYAVYLADSNTKLGELEEEFVFESRVHDVFYLGSSEWRIEAIARDRLIVSPVRALKPRPPFWRGEHLFRDYATSLKIAAFRRELLEHLDRGDCVTWLEQQGCSDAAIATNLANYFARQRECTGAIATDRQIVAEWYRDHAEESCLILHAPFGSRVNGAWAIALCRVLEKRHQAEVQYSYNDDGIVLRLPDTSEPPAPAELLRLPPDVIEQSLLERVSNSALFVTQFRHNAVRALLLPRSRAGKRVPLWLQRLRAADLLQMVRQFPDFPILLETYRDCLQGLFDLPALRQVLAALQAQELRLQVVETARPSPMAAGLMYRLTAENLYDFDRHRAPAQAAETSSALLAEILARETIPTLLTAELVAAAEARWQCVTPETQAASAEDLLVIIEKLGPLPGRELQRRSRSDISPWLEQLQQEQRILCLPAPFAGWVAATDAPLFQAPFTLTSVLTLVQRLLRSHGPLPLAELAAKETPFPSGLVRHLPAELLQQALAQLHRQREVVRGQLIIGVAGEQWCDRHNFAELYRRAIALRRAARVPASREVYYRLLLRWHKFALTGQSLQELLRKYSGCQFPLQMFEREVLRSRLGGEQLPAALAALEQMIAAGEIIVVARRTGEEGRRHVMFIPRGEGGTFLSKPALRETAGGLDEAAGTIYQFLQENGASLKRDLLIGTSLSALQIEQALRTLVNLGLVSCDNYRAFLQCLQSAPAAPTAGTSPPDLVPRPSWATADRLRRPQPGFPRMWRERVASAQPEGRWFLTSSFGVLGKERAPTDRAAQQARLLLQRHGIVVKEGYRRENGLLPWPQLFHWLKRLEWQGEILRGYFIDGLSGVQFALPAAADLLEELQAGKHDDPLPAVLVCTMDPALPLGGTVEWNFTGRNGGKIAVTRGPGHHLLFYEERPVAYLENFASRLWRGAGWHDAMAPALLQQLQAWLQLPPELRPRPRLEVQEIDGSPAAGSELAHAFLQQGFETEGGKLVLWPSAVQRA from the coding sequence ATGCTTCCAGACCTTCCCTTTCATCCCGTCATCGCGCGATGGTTCAGTGAAAACTTTGCCGCGCCGAGCCCGCCACAGGCGCAGGGCTGGCCGGTGATTGCCGCCGGCCGCCACACGCTCATCCTCGCCCCCACCGGCTCCGGCAAAACCCTTGCGGCGTTTTTGTGGTGCCTCGATGATCTATTCCGGCGCGGACTGCAACAATCCCCCATCGACTTCGGGCGCAATGTCGAAGGGATTCACACCCTTTATGTCTCGCCGCTCAAGGCGCTGAACAACGACATTCACCGCAATTTGCAGCAGCCGTTGCAGGGCATTCAGGAAGTCAGCCGGGCTTTGGGCTATGCGCCGCCTCCCATTCGTGCGTTGGTGCGCACCGGCGATACACCTGCGAGTGAACGCCAGGCCATGCTCAGGCGGCCACCGCATTTGCTCATCACCACGCCGGAATCGCTTTTTCTGCTGCTGACTGCGCCCGCCGGGCGGGAGTTGTTTCACGGCCTGCGTTATCTCATCGTCGATGAGATTCATGCAATCAGCAACAACAAGCGCGGCGTCCATCTCAGCCTGTCGCTCGAGCGCCTGATGCCCCTGTGCACGCAGGAACCGGTGCGCATCGGCCTCTCCGCCACACAAAAGCCGCTGGAGCGCATCGCCGCCTATCTTGGCGGGCAGGTTTTCCGGCCGGGGGAGGATCGCCCTGTGCCGCGGCCCGTCACCATCATCGATTGCGGCGGGCGCAAGGAGATGGATTTGCAGGTGATCTCACCCGTGCCGGATTTTGGCGACCTGCCCGACGCCACTGTCTGGCACGCCGTGATCGATAAACTTTACGACTTGATCCGCGCTCACCGCACCACGTTGGTGTTCGTCAACATGCGCGCGCAATCCGAGCGCATCGCCCGCCGGCTGAATGAAAAACACCGCGACGCCACCGGCGACCCGGAAGCCGAGATCGCCCTCGCGCATCACGGCAGCCTGGCGCGCGAACGCCGCCATGAGATCGAAGCACGGCTGAAAGCGGGTGAGATTCCCGCGGTGATTGCCACCGCCTCGCTGGAACTCGGCATTGACATCGGCAGCATCGATCTGGTGGTGCAGCTCGAATCCCCACGCACGGTCGCCGCCGGGTTGCAGCGCGTCGGCCGCAGTGGCCATTTGCTGAGCGCGACCAGCAAGGGCCGGCTGCTGCCACTGTATCCCGCCGATCTGGACGACAGTGTCACCCTCGCGCGCTGCATGCACGCCGGCGATATCGAAGAAACCGTGATTCCGGAGAATTGCCTGGATGTGCTCAGCCAGCAGCTCGTCGCCGAAGTGGCGATGCGCGAATGGCCGCGGCCGGCGCTGTACCGCCTGGTGTGCCAGAGTTATTGTTACCGCCAACTCTCGCCGGCGATGTTTGACAACGTGCTGGAGATGCTCGCCGGCCGCTACGCCGAGACGCCGCGGCACGCCTTGCAGCCCCGACTCATCTGGGATCGCATCAACGACCGGTTGCTTGCCCGCCGCGGCGCGCGCCTGCTCGCCACGCTCAATGCCGGCACCATTCCCGATCGCGGCTATTATGCCGTCTATCTCGCGGACAGCAACACCAAGCTGGGTGAGCTGGAGGAGGAATTTGTCTTCGAATCGCGCGTGCACGACGTTTTCTATCTGGGCAGCAGCGAGTGGCGCATCGAGGCCATCGCGCGCGACCGTCTCATCGTCTCGCCGGTGCGTGCCCTCAAGCCGCGGCCGCCCTTCTGGCGCGGCGAGCATCTCTTTCGTGACTATGCCACCAGTCTGAAAATCGCTGCGTTCCGCCGGGAATTGCTCGAACATCTCGACCGCGGCGACTGTGTGACCTGGCTCGAACAGCAGGGTTGCAGCGATGCCGCCATCGCCACCAATCTCGCGAACTACTTTGCCCGCCAGCGGGAGTGCACCGGCGCCATCGCCACCGACCGGCAAATCGTCGCCGAGTGGTATCGCGATCATGCCGAAGAGTCCTGCCTGATTTTGCATGCGCCCTTCGGCAGCCGGGTCAACGGCGCCTGGGCCATTGCCCTGTGCCGCGTGCTGGAGAAACGCCACCAGGCAGAAGTGCAATACAGCTACAACGACGACGGCATCGTGCTGCGCCTGCCCGATACCAGTGAGCCGCCGGCCCCCGCTGAGCTCCTGCGGCTGCCTCCGGATGTCATCGAGCAAAGCCTGCTGGAACGTGTCAGCAACAGTGCCCTGTTTGTCACACAATTCCGCCACAACGCCGTGCGCGCTTTGTTGCTGCCGCGCTCGCGTGCCGGCAAACGAGTGCCGCTCTGGCTGCAGCGTTTGCGCGCCGCCGATCTGCTGCAGATGGTGCGCCAGTTCCCCGATTTTCCCATTCTCCTTGAAACCTATCGTGATTGTCTGCAAGGCCTTTTCGATTTGCCCGCGCTGCGTCAGGTCCTGGCGGCCCTGCAGGCGCAGGAGCTGCGGCTGCAGGTGGTGGAAACGGCGCGGCCGTCGCCCATGGCTGCCGGCCTGATGTACCGTCTGACGGCGGAAAATCTTTACGACTTCGACCGCCATCGTGCGCCGGCGCAAGCCGCCGAAACAAGCAGCGCATTGCTTGCGGAAATCCTTGCGCGCGAAACCATTCCCACGCTGCTCACGGCGGAGCTGGTGGCGGCCGCGGAAGCGCGCTGGCAGTGCGTGACACCGGAGACGCAGGCGGCTTCCGCGGAAGACCTGTTGGTCATCATCGAAAAGCTCGGCCCGTTGCCGGGGAGGGAGCTGCAACGCCGCAGCCGCAGCGACATTTCCCCCTGGTTGGAACAGTTGCAGCAAGAGCAACGCATCCTCTGCCTGCCGGCTCCTTTTGCCGGTTGGGTTGCCGCCACTGACGCACCGCTCTTCCAGGCACCGTTCACGCTCACCAGCGTGCTTACGCTGGTGCAGCGGCTGTTGCGCAGCCACGGCCCGCTTCCGCTGGCAGAACTGGCGGCGAAGGAGACGCCTTTCCCCTCCGGGTTGGTGCGGCATCTGCCCGCCGAACTGCTGCAGCAGGCCCTGGCGCAGTTGCATCGCCAGCGGGAAGTCGTGCGCGGCCAGCTCATAATTGGAGTGGCAGGCGAGCAATGGTGTGACCGCCACAATTTTGCCGAACTCTATCGTCGCGCCATTGCCCTGCGCCGTGCGGCGCGAGTGCCCGCCAGTCGGGAGGTCTACTATCGCCTGCTGTTGCGCTGGCACAAGTTCGCTCTGACGGGGCAATCGCTGCAGGAACTGCTGCGCAAGTACAGCGGTTGTCAGTTTCCCCTGCAGATGTTTGAACGCGAAGTGTTGCGCAGCCGTTTGGGGGGCGAACAGCTTCCGGCGGCACTGGCAGCGCTCGAACAAATGATCGCGGCCGGCGAAATCATCGTCGTGGCGCGCCGCACCGGCGAGGAAGGCCGCCGCCATGTGATGTTCATCCCCCGCGGTGAAGGCGGCACTTTTCTCAGCAAACCGGCGTTGCGCGAAACCGCCGGAGGTCTCGACGAGGCTGCCGGAACGATTTATCAATTTCTGCAGGAGAATGGCGCCAGTCTGAAGCGTGACTTGCTGATTGGTACCAGTTTGTCTGCGCTGCAAATCGAACAAGCGCTGCGCACGCTGGTCAATCTCGGTCTGGTGAGCTGCGACAATTACCGTGCGTTCCTGCAATGTCTGCAGTCGGCCCCTGCCGCGCCGACAGCGGGGACGTCACCGCCCGACTTGGTGCCACGACCTTCATGGGCAACGGCCGACCGGCTGCGCCGGCCCCAGCCCGGGTTTCCCAGAATGTGGCGCGAACGCGTTGCGTCGGCGCAACCGGAAGGCCGCTGGTTTCTCACCAGCTCATTTGGCGTGCTGGGAAAGGAGAGGGCGCCCACGGATCGTGCCGCGCAACAGGCGCGGCTGTTGTTGCAGCGTCACGGCATTGTGGTGAAGGAAGGGTATCGCCGCGAAAACGGCTTGTTGCCCTGGCCGCAGCTCTTTCACTGGCTCAAGCGTCTCGAGTGGCAGGGTGAGATTCTCCGTGGTTACTTCATTGATGGCTTGTCCGGCGTGCAATTTGCGCTGCCCGCTGCCGCCGACTTGCTGGAGGAATTGCAGGCGGGGAAGCATGACGATCCGCTGCCTGCCGTGCTGGTCTGCACCATGGATCCGGCGCTGCCTTTGGGCGGCACGGTCGAGTGGAATTTCACGGGCAGAAATGGCGGGAAGATTGCAGTGACCCGCGGCCCTGGACATCATTTGCTGTTCTATGAAGAGCGGCCGGTGGCTTACCTCGAGAATTTCGCCAGCCGTTTGTGGCGCGGCGCCGGGTGGCACGATGCAATGGCGCCGGCATTGCTCCAGCAGCTCCAGGCATGGTTGCAATTGCCGCCGGAGCTGCGGCCACGACCACGCCTGGAGGTGCAGGAGATCGACGGCTCACCGGCTGCTGGCAGTGAACTGGCGCATGCGTTCCTGCAACAGGGTTTTGAAACCGAAGGCGGCAAATTGGTGCTGTGGCCCTCGGCCGTGCAGCGTGCGTGA
- the tsaE gene encoding tRNA (adenosine(37)-N6)-threonylcarbamoyltransferase complex ATPase subunit type 1 TsaE: protein MNALQVSALELSAVLAGERALRLESNSPAETCGLAALLAGLAAPGEVILLVGNLGSGKTTFVQGFCAALGVPVKATSPTFTLMHIYQGGRWPIYHFDFYRMHTTAEIAALGLEEYWEGRGISLIEWPQLAWPLLPDKPLAVRFEMPDFASQPERRLIVIERATREEQAR, encoded by the coding sequence ATGAATGCCCTGCAAGTTTCCGCGCTGGAGTTGTCAGCAGTGCTCGCCGGCGAGCGTGCCCTGCGACTCGAATCGAACTCGCCTGCCGAGACCTGCGGGCTTGCCGCACTCCTGGCCGGCCTGGCGGCGCCGGGTGAAGTAATCCTGCTGGTGGGCAACCTGGGCAGTGGCAAAACCACCTTCGTGCAGGGTTTCTGTGCCGCACTCGGTGTGCCGGTAAAGGCGACCAGCCCCACTTTCACGCTCATGCACATCTACCAGGGCGGCCGCTGGCCCATCTATCACTTCGATTTCTATCGCATGCACACCACGGCGGAGATTGCCGCGCTCGGGCTCGAAGAATACTGGGAGGGCAGGGGCATATCCCTGATTGAATGGCCGCAACTCGCCTGGCCGCTGCTGCCTGACAAACCGCTGGCAGTGCGTTTCGAGATGCCGGATTTTGCCAGTCAGCCGGAAAGACGATTGATTGTGATCGAGCGCGCCACGCGCGAGGAGCAGGCACGATGA
- the rimI gene encoding ribosomal protein S18-alanine N-acetyltransferase: MKLRTLARASGAALPHSREGEIVLRAMCSEDVPQVAAIAAHSFTEPWPEASFRAELGSAVSHAIVLECAGEIAGFIVFWLVADECEIANVTIKEGLRRRGFGRLLLDYALQQARQHQCTAAYLEVRRSNLAAQRLYASLGFVVQGVRPGYYVRDGEDAVVMRKNLQRE, from the coding sequence ATGAAGTTGCGCACGCTCGCACGCGCGTCTGGTGCGGCCTTGCCGCACAGCCGGGAAGGCGAAATCGTTCTGCGTGCGATGTGCAGCGAGGATGTGCCTCAAGTCGCCGCGATTGCGGCGCACAGTTTCACCGAGCCGTGGCCGGAAGCGTCTTTCCGGGCCGAATTGGGATCGGCCGTCTCACATGCCATCGTGCTGGAATGTGCCGGAGAAATCGCCGGGTTTATCGTCTTTTGGCTGGTGGCAGATGAGTGCGAGATTGCCAATGTCACCATCAAAGAAGGCCTCCGCCGCCGTGGCTTTGGGCGGCTGCTGCTTGATTACGCCTTGCAGCAGGCACGGCAACATCAGTGCACCGCAGCCTATCTCGAAGTCCGCCGTTCCAATCTGGCGGCGCAGCGGCTGTATGCCAGCCTGGGTTTTGTGGTGCAGGGTGTGCGGCCGGGCTATTATGTTCGCGATGGCGAAGATGCGGTGGTCATGCGGAAGAACTTGCAGAGAGAATGA
- the accD gene encoding acetyl-CoA carboxylase, carboxyltransferase subunit beta has protein sequence MAWFKRESKGLVSQQKKDMPDLWAKCPSCDEIIYKPDLEKNFFVCAKCGYHFRATARTYLRLLLDEGSFEEFNANIAPVDVLKFKGIKKYSEQLKEAARKSGVLDAVITGYGRLSGQRLVLAVMDFSFIGGSMGSVVGEKIALAADESLHRRQPLIIVCASGGARMMEGALSLMQMAKTSARLARLADARVPFISILTHPTTGGVTASFAMLGDVIIAEPGALIGFAGPRVIKQTIGQDLPEGFQTAEFLLQHGFVDLICPRPTLRDNLTKLLRVMVNESADATKDGTVRWAEVNARPAGLQTA, from the coding sequence GTGGCATGGTTCAAGCGTGAGAGCAAAGGGTTGGTTTCGCAACAAAAGAAGGACATGCCCGACCTGTGGGCCAAGTGTCCGTCCTGCGACGAGATCATTTACAAGCCGGATCTGGAGAAGAATTTTTTTGTCTGCGCCAAGTGCGGGTATCATTTTCGCGCCACCGCCCGCACCTACTTGCGCCTGTTGCTGGACGAGGGCAGCTTCGAGGAATTCAACGCCAATATTGCACCGGTCGATGTGCTGAAATTCAAGGGCATCAAGAAATACAGCGAGCAGCTCAAGGAGGCCGCGCGCAAGAGCGGGGTTTTGGATGCGGTGATCACCGGTTATGGCCGGCTGTCGGGCCAGCGGCTGGTGCTGGCGGTGATGGATTTCAGCTTCATTGGTGGCAGCATGGGTTCGGTGGTGGGCGAGAAAATCGCGCTGGCTGCGGATGAATCGCTCCACCGGCGGCAGCCGCTCATCATCGTCTGCGCCTCCGGCGGGGCCCGCATGATGGAAGGTGCGCTTTCCCTGATGCAAATGGCCAAAACGTCCGCGCGGCTGGCGCGGCTGGCGGACGCGCGCGTGCCATTTATTTCCATTCTCACTCATCCCACCACCGGCGGCGTGACCGCCAGTTTTGCGATGCTGGGCGATGTCATCATTGCCGAGCCGGGCGCGCTCATCGGCTTCGCCGGGCCGCGCGTGATCAAGCAAACCATCGGCCAGGATTTGCCGGAGGGTTTTCAGACCGCCGAGTTTCTGCTCCAGCACGGTTTTGTCGATTTGATTTGTCCCCGGCCCACACTGCGCGACAACCTCACCAAGTTGCTGCGCGTCATGGTGAATGAATCCGCGGATGCCACCAAAGACGGCACTGTGCGTTGGGCAGAGGTCAATGCCAGGCCCGCCGGCCTGCAAACTGCCTGA
- a CDS encoding tetratricopeptide repeat protein, with protein sequence MAGPKLIAWRSNHLAQVGMKRLAEHYEIRQGELRMAGDFMPAELAPRSAAPAEENPAITQPFRKSLWWSHNNPIAKHGLALLSYFNGDFPAAGQGLRELLQNSHNDAALLNDLGVVSEAAGDTALALQYFNEAVARDSTSAAAHYNLAVLLQRLGRRQEAQRIWLRYQQMHDAPAWRARARKMQEEFF encoded by the coding sequence ATGGCGGGTCCGAAGCTGATTGCCTGGCGCAGCAACCATCTGGCACAGGTGGGGATGAAGCGGTTGGCGGAGCACTATGAAATTCGGCAGGGCGAGTTGCGGATGGCGGGGGATTTCATGCCGGCCGAGCTGGCACCGCGCAGCGCAGCCCCGGCGGAGGAAAACCCTGCCATCACGCAGCCGTTTCGAAAAAGCTTGTGGTGGAGTCACAACAACCCAATCGCCAAACACGGGCTGGCGCTGCTCTCCTATTTCAATGGTGATTTCCCAGCCGCCGGGCAAGGGTTGCGCGAACTTCTGCAAAACTCGCACAACGATGCCGCACTGCTGAATGATCTGGGGGTGGTGAGCGAGGCGGCGGGCGATACGGCACTGGCATTGCAATATTTCAACGAGGCCGTGGCGAGGGATTCGACCTCGGCCGCCGCGCATTACAATCTGGCGGTGTTGTTGCAGCGGCTGGGCCGGCGGCAGGAAGCGCAGCGCATATGGCTGCGTTATCAGCAGATGCATGATGCCCCGGCCTGGCGGGCGCGCGCACGGAAAATGCAAGAGGAATTTTTCTGA
- a CDS encoding DUF4384 domain-containing protein encodes MKKFILLLVMAALLPAGQRVEAHHPPTARVEVWSTHGGGDWDDAEAYFEVFLRVSDHGYVTVYQIDPYGRVEILYPLAHHHQRLLRPNRVYCLGDLADDIWLDYGDCAGQVQIGVIFTPEPVYLAPWLTRSFCEAGLIIGPVQVVYRQYDFPRIFARVEADLRLHLGPRCAPAFLVTPIAVRPRMVYRGRPSHHHRPAPLPPMKKRENDRRGYWTPPREERDWRGSPAEAPPDRHPTVAQRDDAGHSVDTMARAAKDSRQSRRQPRHEIKTVAARPIPDEHDTPAPRQARRAVKRD; translated from the coding sequence ATGAAAAAATTCATCCTTCTGCTCGTGATGGCCGCGTTGCTGCCGGCCGGTCAGCGGGTGGAGGCGCATCATCCGCCCACTGCTCGTGTCGAAGTTTGGTCGACACACGGCGGCGGCGACTGGGATGATGCCGAAGCGTATTTCGAGGTGTTTTTGCGGGTGAGCGATCACGGTTACGTCACTGTCTATCAAATCGACCCGTACGGGCGGGTGGAAATCCTCTATCCGCTGGCACATCATCACCAGCGATTACTGCGCCCGAACCGGGTGTATTGCCTCGGTGATTTGGCGGATGACATTTGGCTGGATTATGGCGATTGCGCGGGGCAGGTGCAGATCGGTGTCATCTTCACGCCGGAGCCCGTCTACCTGGCGCCATGGCTCACCCGCAGTTTCTGTGAAGCGGGATTGATCATCGGGCCCGTGCAGGTGGTTTACCGGCAATATGACTTTCCGCGCATCTTCGCGCGTGTGGAGGCCGACCTTCGTCTTCATCTTGGCCCGCGTTGCGCCCCGGCCTTCCTGGTCACGCCGATTGCCGTGCGGCCGCGCATGGTCTATCGCGGCCGCCCCTCTCACCATCACCGGCCAGCGCCGCTTCCCCCAATGAAGAAACGGGAAAATGACCGGCGTGGCTACTGGACACCACCGCGCGAGGAGAGAGACTGGCGTGGCTCTCCTGCCGAGGCGCCGCCGGACCGCCACCCGACCGTGGCGCAGCGCGATGACGCCGGACACTCTGTTGACACAATGGCGAGGGCGGCCAAAGATTCCCGGCAAAGCCGGCGGCAACCGCGTCACGAAATAAAAACTGTGGCGGCGCGACCGATACCGGATGAACACGACACGCCCGCGCCCCGGCAAGCACGGCGCGCCGTGAAAAGGGATTGA
- the tsaB gene encoding tRNA (adenosine(37)-N6)-threonylcarbamoyltransferase complex dimerization subunit type 1 TsaB — MTVLGIETAGTICSVGLAEADRLLAEIWFDLGHHHDRVLSESIRHLTRQANRPLEQIAAIAVSAGPGSFTGLRIGIAVAKGLAFAEQKPMIAVSTLQAQAFAARAAVRRPGEIIVPVTRSRKSEIYTAKFCWTAGLPERLVPDHVMVVANFPAFLQDAALLCGDGVPMLRDAGLLQARTDWIALPEGSARLGGGVIAWLGQMKLALGETVSAGELEPMYVQEFIPGVRATAVPSSC; from the coding sequence ATGACGGTCCTGGGAATCGAGACAGCCGGCACGATTTGCAGCGTGGGCCTGGCGGAGGCGGATCGTCTCCTCGCAGAAATTTGGTTCGACCTCGGACACCATCACGATCGGGTGCTCAGCGAAAGTATTCGCCATCTCACCCGGCAGGCGAACCGGCCGCTTGAACAGATCGCTGCCATTGCGGTGTCGGCCGGTCCGGGTTCATTCACCGGTTTGCGTATCGGCATTGCAGTGGCCAAGGGCCTGGCGTTCGCGGAGCAAAAGCCAATGATCGCTGTGAGCACGCTGCAGGCCCAGGCGTTTGCCGCGCGCGCTGCTGTCCGCCGGCCGGGAGAGATCATCGTGCCGGTGACCCGCTCGCGCAAGAGCGAAATCTATACTGCCAAGTTTTGCTGGACGGCGGGCCTGCCGGAGCGTCTGGTGCCTGACCACGTGATGGTGGTCGCGAATTTCCCCGCGTTTCTGCAGGATGCTGCCCTGCTGTGTGGTGACGGCGTGCCGATGTTGCGCGATGCCGGCCTGCTGCAAGCCCGCACGGATTGGATCGCCCTGCCGGAGGGCAGCGCGCGCCTCGGCGGTGGTGTCATTGCCTGGCTGGGGCAGATGAAACTGGCGTTGGGTGAAACCGTTTCCGCCGGGGAGTTGGAGCCAATGTATGTTCAGGAGTTTATTCCAGGCGTGCGCGCCACCGCTGTTCCTTCCTCTTGTTGA